Proteins encoded in a region of the Kiritimatiellia bacterium genome:
- a CDS encoding monovalent cation/H+ antiporter complex subunit F: protein MSSWLSPLAQAMMGLLCLAMLLALYRVIRGPSLADRAVAVDLLTTVAVGLIALYAIDTGQQVFLSAGIALALLAFLGTVALALYIRRGGPP, encoded by the coding sequence ATGAGCTCGTGGCTTTCCCCGCTCGCGCAAGCGATGATGGGCCTTTTGTGCCTCGCTATGCTGCTTGCCCTCTACCGTGTCATCCGCGGCCCCTCGCTTGCTGACCGCGCGGTAGCTGTGGATCTACTGACGACGGTAGCTGTGGGGTTGATTGCCCTCTACGCGATCGATACAGGCCAGCAGGTGTTCCTGTCCGCGGGCATCGCCCTCGCCCTTCTTGCCTTTTTGGGCACCGTTGCCTTGGCGCTATACATCCGGAGGGGAGGTCCCCCATGA